GTCAGCGCGGAGACCGCGGCCCTCCCCGACGGCGGGGTGGCGGTGGTGCTCGGCACCCGGCCCGAAATCGTCAAGCTCGCCGGGATCATCCGGCGTCTCGGTCCGAAGGCGCGGATCGTCCACACCGGACAGCATTACGACGAGGCCATGTCCGACGTGTTCTTCACCGAGCTCGGGTTGCCGCTGCCGGACGTCCGGTTCGCGGTCGGCGGAGCCACCAGGGCGGGGCAGATCGCCGCGGCGCTGGAGGCGCTCGATCTCTTGTTCGCCGAGGTCACCCCGGCCGCCGTCGTCGTGCAGGGCGACACCAACGCGACCGTCGCCGGAGCGCTGGCCGGCAATGCCCGGTCGGTTCCCGTGGTCCACGTCGAAGCCGGGCTGCGCAGCTTCGACCGCACCATGCCCGAGGAACACAACCGGATCGTCACCGACCACGTGTCGGACCTGCTCTGCGCGGCCACCGACGACAACGTCGGCAACCTCGCCCGGGAGGGCATCACCGGCAGCTCGGTGATCCGCACCGGCAACACCGTCGTCGAAGCCGTCCTCTCGCAGCTGCCCCATCCCGCGCGGCGCGAGCAGCTCCTTGCCGACCGGGAGCTGGTCGCCGACCGGTACGTCCTCGCCACCGTCCACCGGCCGGAGAACACCGACGACCCCGCCGCGCTGGCCACCATCCTGGCCGAGCTGAACCGGATCCCGTGCCGCGTCGTGCTGCCCTTGCACCCCCGTACTCTGCGGGCGGTCGAACAGCACGGGCTGGCGCACCACCTCGACGGGCTCGCCGTCACCGGACCGCTCGGCCCGTCGGAGTTCCTTGGACTGGCGGCCCACGCGGCGCTGCTGGTGTCCGACTCCGGTGGCCTGCAAGAGGAATGCACCGTTCTCAAGCGGCCCCTGATCGTCGTGCGCCGCTCCACCGAGCGGCCGGAGGCGATGCGTGATTTCGCGGTGCTCGTCTCGCCAGGACCGCTGATCAGCAAGACCGCGGCCAAGTGGCTCGACGATCTGCCCGGCCTGCACGCCCAGCTCGCCCGCGCGTCGTCCCCGTTCGGCGACGGCCGCGCCTCCGAACGCATCGTCGCCGAGATCGCCCGCCGGTTCGCCTCCTAAGCGGATCCCCTTCAATGGAGTAGGGCGGCGACATTCGCGACAGGTCGCCCGATAGTGAGCGGTCCTCCTGGTGCAGTCCGAAAAACTCGACAGGAGGCAGAATGCGAAGAAGATGGCGCCTTCCCCGGTATCTGGCCCTGGTGGACCGGGGATGTGAACGCGTTCTGGGCCGGCGGATCCGCGCAAGTGGGCCCGGTGTCGCAGCCGTACCAGGACGGCCAGACCTACAACACGATCGCCGCGAAACTCCAGGCTCCCCGGCCCGACTGCGACGACGGCACGGCGACTGTCACCGTGCGGTCGACGGTGCACCTCCTCGGCCCGAATGCCGGGTTCGGGCAGAACGGGTTCGCCGAACGGGGCACCGACTTCGACACCGCCCCGGGCACGAACACCACACCCGACATGCCCGTCGGCGGCACCCAGACCCTGGAGACCACCGTCGAGGTCCCGGCGGCGGACCTCGCCGCCGGGAACGTCAAGTACTGGATGATCCTGGAGACCTACCACGGCGGCTCCAAGGCCTGGGACATCAGCGGCTTCTCCGCGACCTACACCTACAACACCTCGACGTGCGCGGACCTGGGCGTGACCAAGAGCACCGAGCCGTCCGTCGATGAGGTGCAGCAGGGTGAGCGGATCAGCTACGCCATCGTGGTGACGAACCACGGCCCCGGGGACTCCACCGGGCACACGATGACCGACCCGGTCCCGGCCGGTCTGGTCGACGTCGAGGTCCCGGACGACTGTTCCCTCGCCGGCGGTGTGGTCACCTGCAGCGGTGGGCCGCTCGCCGCGGGGGAGAGCCGGACCTATCTCGTGACCGCGACCGCGGCGGACGTGCCGGCCGGCACTGACGCGGTGACGGTGACCAACACGGCCCGGGTCAGCGGGAACGAGACGGATCCGAACACGGCCAACAACACCTCGGCCGCGATCGTGACGGTGAACGTCCCGATGATCGCCGGTGGCGTGGGCGCCGCGCTGGGCCTGGGCGGGACAGCGGTGTGGCTGCTCCGCCGGCGCGTGGCGGCCTGACCTCCCGCACCGCAGATCGACGGGCGGCCGCCCGTCCGCCATAAGTGGCGACATGTTCGCGCGCCTCGGCCGGTCTTCAGGGCGGAGTCGCGAGACGGAAAGGACGGATCGAGATGTACGCAGGTGGAATCGGTCCCCACACCGGCGGCACGGCCGGCGGGATGGGGGCCCTGGCGGCCACCGGGTCGCCGGTGCTCGGGTTGCTCGTCGGGCTGGGGGTGGTGCTGCTGTTCGCCGGGATGACCCTCGTGCGGAAGAACGTGGTGGCCCGCAACCTCGCCGCGCTCGGT
The window above is part of the Amycolatopsis thermoflava N1165 genome. Proteins encoded here:
- the wecB gene encoding non-hydrolyzing UDP-N-acetylglucosamine 2-epimerase; translation: MTTTDRVSAETAALPDGGVAVVLGTRPEIVKLAGIIRRLGPKARIVHTGQHYDEAMSDVFFTELGLPLPDVRFAVGGATRAGQIAAALEALDLLFAEVTPAAVVVQGDTNATVAGALAGNARSVPVVHVEAGLRSFDRTMPEEHNRIVTDHVSDLLCAATDDNVGNLAREGITGSSVIRTGNTVVEAVLSQLPHPARREQLLADRELVADRYVLATVHRPENTDDPAALATILAELNRIPCRVVLPLHPRTLRAVEQHGLAHHLDGLAVTGPLGPSEFLGLAAHAALLVSDSGGLQEECTVLKRPLIVVRRSTERPEAMRDFAVLVSPGPLISKTAAKWLDDLPGLHAQLARASSPFGDGRASERIVAEIARRFAS
- a CDS encoding DUF11 domain-containing protein encodes the protein MSQPYQDGQTYNTIAAKLQAPRPDCDDGTATVTVRSTVHLLGPNAGFGQNGFAERGTDFDTAPGTNTTPDMPVGGTQTLETTVEVPAADLAAGNVKYWMILETYHGGSKAWDISGFSATYTYNTSTCADLGVTKSTEPSVDEVQQGERISYAIVVTNHGPGDSTGHTMTDPVPAGLVDVEVPDDCSLAGGVVTCSGGPLAAGESRTYLVTATAADVPAGTDAVTVTNTARVSGNETDPNTANNTSAAIVTVNVPMIAGGVGAALGLGGTAVWLLRRRVAA